The following are encoded together in the Magnetococcales bacterium genome:
- a CDS encoding AbrB/MazE/SpoVT family DNA-binding domain-containing protein: MSIATLTVDGQITIPEKIRELLRLHPGDQVNFVVQGNNRVWVQPVRVELDDLFGSMHRPGQPVLSIEEIDQAIVGAVCASVEDNT; encoded by the coding sequence ATGAGTATTGCCACCCTGACTGTGGATGGACAGATTACCATTCCGGAAAAGATCCGGGAATTGTTGCGTTTGCATCCTGGAGACCAGGTGAATTTTGTGGTGCAGGGGAACAACAGAGTATGGGTGCAGCCGGTCAGAGTGGAGTTGGATGATTTGTTTGGCAGTATGCACCGACCTGGGCAGCCTGTTCTATCCATTGAGGAGATTGACCAGGCAATTGTCGGAGCCGTCTGCGCATCTGTGGAAGACAACACTTGA